The nucleotide sequence ATCAATGGACTAATTGAACGGAAGGCTCGATCGATCGAGACGATAAAACGCTGACCCAGATCCGAGTCCCGGTTGCGCAAaattttccacgttttgcTGTTGTTCCAACCCGCCGTGGGTACACCTATATGCACCGCGTCTCTTGGGAAAAATCATAGACGatgccgtgtgtgtgtgtgtacaaagGCAGAAGAAAACAGATTTGAAAAAGCACCACTTCGACGCATTCCTCGAGGGCTGCATACGCCAGGCATCATCTCGAGAGACGAAGGAGCAAAAAAGAgagcggagagagaagaagagtcGAGAGAGTGAAAGGTATGCGGTGTACGTAGGGCCCGCGAGGATCAGCGCTTGTGATTGACGAATCGAAAGTGAATCTCGGATTATGCGAGAGCGCAGCTCGTCTGCCGCGAGGATTATGCATAGACGAGCCGTGTGCCGCATCCTTGCAGTAGGTAAAACTAGTTTATCGCGGTTATCGATTTAATAAAATCGGCCTTTTTCTCGCCGCGACGTGTGTCGATCTCTCTCGTTCCTCTCACAATTGAGATGTACCAAGGAGATAAGAGATCGATCGCATTTCGCTCGACTGAGCAGGACACGAGGCGATAGCCCAGAAATATCTCAGGCGAGCGGAAACTGATGCTCTCAGCTCTCTCGTCGTAATTAACATATCAAACGCGTATGCGCATCGCAGCCTCATATTCGCGAATTTCACTTTGTCGTAACGAGCTGCGCATCGTGTGTAAGGCTGCGGATATCGGCTGTACGCACGTGCCGAATCATTATTTCGGACAGATTTATCGACTGGCAGTTATAGGATATAGTTTCTAATTGAAAGGAGCTCGTAAAGCACCGCGCTAATTGAGGCCCCGAGCCCGTGTTTATCGATCTTCTTTTTTCATTCGCGCGAGTCgctatttttttcctcttctcgtATAATGCAAACCTAGCGTCTGTTTGCTCGCCGGTCAATTTGCGGGATTTATGGGACGAGAGGGCCTCCGGCGACGCGTATGCACAGATGTAGGTTGTTAAAAATGCATTAGCGATCCGCACGCGCACTGGTATATTCTAATTTCCACGACGAGAAAATCGAACGCGCGCTCGAAGCGCATTCGTCGCTTGCCGGGCCGTCGATTCCGATCAGGTCTAGTCGCCGGGGACGACCGGTATACGTATGCGTATAGCGCCGATGTCTATTAGAATCCTATACAGGATCTCCGTGTCCGCTCGCATATCATCGCCGAGAAATGCTCGGTCATCCAGGAGAAGAGATATCTCCCTCCCTCCCGCTAAATTGATTTCCGAACCGATCCCGAAATTACCGGTCAACCGCGATCGGCACTTCATCATCGAGCTACACCACCCCTAATCTTTGGGCTCTTGTGATGCATGgcggaaaaaagaaggaaCAAAATATCCcacggctctttctctcccgagGTCTTTATTTATACCGGCGAGGCGCCGACAGGGCAGGAAAAAATCGGCGGTAGCCGGGTTATCGCGGCGCACGCATCGAGCGGGAGACACGCGCCGATAGTAATTTTCCTGGCGAGGCCGACGTTCTGCCTTATCAGGCGCCGATCGAGAGTCGCTTCTTTCTCACCTGCCGATGAGGCATGATGTTGCTCGTTTTTTTGCTCTTTTGTTGAATTTTTTGCGAGCCCACGCCAGAGGTCGCTCCTGGCGAGATTCGAACGACGGTGAAATCTTGGAAATCGGCGCTGGGGATCTTCGATTATACGCAGCGCGCGAGGATGATTATCGAAGAAATTAAATATCATAATTTAGTGCGTTCGCGGGCTGCATCGAGCACAAAAGATGTTTTTCGAGAATGCGCGGAATCGGTCTTGGAGAGAGATTTATGTAGATCGAGAATTATGCTTTGATTGAAGAATCACCTAAATAAGATcactttttatttcgtttgagaaaaaaatcagttCAGATCAACGCCTGATTTGCATGCTTAATTCCCTATTAATTCTAatcctatatatatacgccTGGATTTGCGTATAAAATCAGTTATTTAAACGAACCCTGGTGTTTGTTTGTCACATGCCAGCGATGGCTCATTACCATCTGTAAATTTGCATTAACACGCGCAAAATAACCGAAAATACTTCCATCGAGCACGCGCAAATGGTGCACAGATAACAAGACAAAAAAGGCAATTACTGACACACGAACGATTGACGCATTTCTCATTCGATCATCGGCGATCTTTTCATTGGCTCGTGTATTCCGACCCTGCATCGTACTTCGCCGCTCCAGATTCGCAAAGGTGGGGACGCCAAGTATTTAAGTATCAATTtggtaattaaaaattcacatctCCGGTGCCACCACTACCATGCTACGTTACGCTCTGCTGCTCTGCGTCGGCGCGTCCCTCTGCGGTGAGTATCGTCATCGATATGCTAAAAAATAAGATTTCATCGTGAAATAAAGTCAGGATTAAATCTCTAAAAATACAATGAACACCTTCAGCGGCCGCGAGAATCCCGAAAATACTGGGTGGCAAAAATGCTGATCCCACGGCTTACAAGTACCACGTGGCTATCCTCGAACTGCTGGAGGATGGCTCGACTCGCCACGTTTGCAGCGGCGCGATAATCGATCGCCGCTTCGTCCTCACCGCTGCCCACTGCGTCTACGAGAGGAATAGCCCCGAGCTCGTTGTAAGGGCTGGAGGTAACTTGCCACCACCCGAGGGCAAGCCTCACCACGAGAAACGCGTCTTCAGACAGGTCGCCAAGATCATGTATCCTAAGGATTACATCAAGGACGCGAGGTACCACGAGTACGACGTCGCTGTTCTTAAGGTACAAAGCAGTAGTAGTTACAGTTTATCCAGTGTTTTGCAGTAGATAAAGGGCGAGTACGACGATACAacgatttttcttctcttttacAGATCAAGGGTACCTTCGACCTGGTCGACCAGGAGAACTTCAAGAAGGTCTACCTGCCGGTAATCGACGATGACTTCGAAGACAAGTCGAGCGTCGTCTCTGGCTACGGAGTACACGATGCTAACCAGAAGGCGCCGAAAGTCGAGGGTGACGGTTTCAAGTCTCTCAAGACCAAAGTCATCTCCAACGATGAGTGCCAGAGCACCAGGACCTTCATCCTGACCAGGGGCAGCCTCTGCACATTGTCAATTCAGGAGAAGGGTCACACTTGCAACGTGAGTTCCTAACTCGATGATTCTTTATCGACGTGaaaatattatgttttatATACAGGTGATAACGACTTTTTCCTTTGATTTCAGGGCGACGGTGGCGATCCTCTGGTCTACGACAACCAGCTCATCGGAATCCTCAACGCTCCGAGCACCTGCGACAGCCAGCGTCCCGAACTCTTCACCCGCGTCTCAACCTACGTCCCACTCATCAAGAAGATTCTCGGTGGCCAGGTCTTGTCCGACATCGAATACAGATAATTCACACGCTCATATACCTCTTTCATAAACGACAATaaaacgaaatttttttcaaaagacaATCCGCATTAGAAAGCTGTTTTCTCGTTCTTGTGCCCTCGTTAAATTCCCAACGCCAACGCGAAAACAATAAAGCCCGCTAATAATCATAATGAATCgcgcagaagagagagagagagagagagagagagagagagagagagaccaaaGGCTATTAATTTGGGAGCTATTAATTAGATcccgccgagagagcgagtcaaGAAAGTTTCCGCGGTCACGCACGTGAGTTATGactcgcgagagagacagcTGCGTCTTGGGATAATTATTAATGACTCGGCGAAGGCTTCGAGTCCTTTAACGGGCCATTAGCTAATTGAAAAAGGGCTACGCGGTGTTATCGCACACGCCGTATCCTCCTCCCTCTCTCGAGGATTATCCATATAAAAATGAGTTAATTATGCACGCTCTCGAATATGCATCATTTTTTGCGAATCTCGTCGCGCACGATATCGATCCGGCAATTTTCTCCAAAAGGCCGCCACGcgcataaaaaaagaaaacggcGCGCGCATAACGATTGCGATCGGCATCGGTAAAATTTCACAGGCGAACATGCATCATCTCTATAATTGAATGGGAAAAGCGCATGCgtactttctctctttctctcgtgctACAAGTGTGCTCGTCGACAAAAGCTCGTGTTTTTTCGGAAGCTACAGCACAATTATCCGGATGCATAGCACAAATGTGTGTAGATGAAGATACGCCCTTTTTGTCCCGCCTTCGAAAGCGAAAGAAGCTCGCCGGCGAGGTTGGTAAACTAGAAAAGGATCTCTCACATAATATACCGGTGCGCGCGATCTATTGAGCAATCGCGTGCGGAGGGTCTCAGTCTCTCTCTTTACACGTACTCGAAGAAAGTGCAAGTCACAAACAAAGCCGAGCAGAGGTCTATTGCGTCGGTGCGAGGAAACGGGTTCTTGTGTTTTCGGAGACGGCAGACTTTACTGTGGAGAGAATTTCGCTGCCGAGCCGAGAGCTGTCTGgagaagctgctgctgttatTCGATTAAAGCGCGaaagggcgagagagagagagagagagagagagagagagagagagactgtgCTGAACGAGGACCTATTATTAGGACGGACTGAAATAGATGCGTTTGATATTCGCTGCTTCTCGAGTTTGTGTAAGACTCTTGAAGCTTCGGGATGATATGGGCgtgtttaataatattaaaaaacttttatgtGCATTATAATCTCGCCGTTTATTCATACTTTTGATCGATCATTCGCGTATTACATATCGTTTATCGTTCGCGCCTACGTAAGAGAATACAATTTACAAGAAAAGCTTCGGGTATATTTACAAAGAGTgaagttaaaaaaaagaaaaagaaagccaAGTCTAAGAGCGGTAGACGACGTCGGCTGACGGTTTGTTGTTGAGAACCTTCTCGATGAAGTCGAGGTAAGCCGTGACCCTGGTGTAGAGCTTGAGTTTCTCCGCCTGGGGTACACACTTGATGCTCAGCACTGTCTCCGAGTTGCAGGACGTCGGGGCGTTAAGCACACCGATGATCGTGTTCTCGTGCACGAGTGGGCTGCCGCTGATCTTCTGCAAATGTTCATGAAACCGTTagttgaattttcatttttgtttacgCGTAACGCTTTATGGTAGTAAATGGTATGAACTCACGTATTCGTTGGCTTCGGAGAAGATCGCGCAAAGGTTGCCGCTGGTGATGATGGAGCTGGCGTTCCTGGCGCACTCCTCGTTTGAGATGACCTGAGCCTCGATCGTGTTGAGGGTGTCAGCGTGGCTGTAGCCGGACACCAAAGCTTCGTAGCTCTCGTAGTCGTTGCTGGGCTCCGGGAGGTAGACCTGCTTGAAGAGTTCGTCGAAGGCGAGGTCGAAAGACCTGGCGACCTTGATGATGGCGATGTCGTGCTGGTGCTGACGGCAGGGGCTCTGGACGTAGTCCTGGAGGTACATGATCTTGTTGACCTTGTGGAAGAGACGCTCCTCCTGGTGGGGCAGACTGGGAGGAGGTGCCACGTCGGAACCACTGCGGACGCGGATGACAGAGGTGGCTAGGTCGACGACACAGTGGGCGGCAGTGAGGACGTGGCGACGGTCGAGGATGGCACCGTCGCAGACGTGCTCCAGGGTATCGTCGGTCGTGTTGAGACGAAGGATGTCGACGTGGTAGCGAGGACGAGTCGTCTTCACATCGTCTGGTGAaccgaataaaataatttttttttttaatatgtttgaaagtgaaaaatacttttgatGGAAGGTAAGAAACTCACCATCGATGAATTCGCCATTGGCGAAAGCGCCGAGGCAGAGGACTACAGCCAGGAGCATCATCTTGCTGAACATTGTGCGCGTCGTTGCAGGTACCAACGTCCAAGTGTGATGATTCTGTGGGCTGCGAATCTCACGCTTAAATACCCGAAATCGCTGGTGTGTACCCAATGTAAACACAGTTCGCGCGATTTGATTTACTTACACGTCCACTAGTGTTATTATTGCAGTCGATCGTTCGATCGAGGCGCAATGTGTATGTGCGTCATCGCGCGAAGTTTGCAATGAAAAGGTGTGCGTCAAGGAAAAATCGTATCCATTATTAGAACGAATAGAGATAATGCCGgcaaaaacaaattttgattGTTGCCTCGTGTCAGAATTTCAATTAGCTTTGAAAAATCGGTATTTTGACCTTTCTATGCGTAATCGTGAATCATCGACTATCGATAGATATTTGATTTGCCCCCAGATTCGCAGTTGTCATGTGGTACAGATATCTTTTTTTGACGCACGCACGCGACTATGACCCTGAGTTGTTTGATTTTAGAGATTTGAATAAGCGATGATAGTCGCATCGCAATATGTAGTGTCAATATTGAATCGATTAATTATGAAACATTGCTTATTTTGAGTAAACTGAATTTGCATGAGATTTTCGCTAGAATCTCGAGAACGAAGTTATTACTCTAAAAGTTTTACGCCCGACCATGTGCTGAAAACAGCTGTTCGTATTTCGGTCCTCGGCTCTTTCTTTCAGTAACTCTAAAACTCTAAAatcgaaaatgaaaatctCGTTGCTATGCGTCGATACTTTTCTTGAATAAGCTCAATCTTTCTTTCGCCTTGAAACCAAGTCTGAATAACAATTAGTGAATAACACGCGCACTTCAAATACGCAGTCTTTTTGATTCACAGTCTCATTGAGCGATCAACGACAATCGATCATCGCAAAGTATTATTATCAGTATATGGCGGGGCTCCGAAGTATTTAAACATCAGGTTAATTACGAAACACCCAAATTTCAGGATTTTTTCGTTTCAAACATGAGCGGTCTCTGGTCTCTTCTCTGTCTCCTCGGGATTAGTCTGACCTACGTCAGCTGCCAAACAACCGATACGACGATCAACGAGACCGATGCAGCGATCAATGAGACCGATGTTCCGGTCGTCAATCGCAAATCACGAATCCTGAATGGTTGGGTGTCAGAAGAACGCGACTACCGCTACCTGGTGTCGGTGATGCGTCTGACGAACGATGTTCCGACTCTTCTCTGTGGTGGCGCCATCATCCATCGCAGGTACATTCTCACCGGGGCTCACTGCGTTCACAAGTACCGCAGCATAGACCTGGTTGTGAGAAGTGGTGGTGTAGAGGCGGCTCATCCCTCTACGCCTCAGAAGGAACGAAGAAGCTTCCACAGGGTTGTCAAGACCTTCTTCCCTAGGCAGTACGCGAACACGCCCTGCAGAAAGCATCAGCACGATATAGCTATTCTCAAGGTAGGTTTGTAAATTAATGCAACGTAGGTtccttttattaaaataaatgtttttgcAGGTCCAGCAAATCTTTGACTTGTCCGACGACACGCGTTACCGCAAGGTAATTCTTCCGGAACAGGACGCAGATTACGAAGGTGTGTACGGAGTGGTCACCGGCTATGGACCTGATTACCACCGTGAGTCTAACACCACTAACCAGC is from Nasonia vitripennis strain AsymCx chromosome 1, Nvit_psr_1.1, whole genome shotgun sequence and encodes:
- the LOC103317638 gene encoding venom protease-like; translated protein: MFSKMMLLAVVLCLGAFANGEFIDDDVKTTRPRYHVDILRLNTTDDTLEHVCDGAILDRRHVLTAAHCVVDLATSVIRVRSGSDVAPPPSLPHQEERLFHKVNKIMYLQDYVQSPCRQHQHDIAIIKVARSFDLAFDELFKQVYLPEPSNDYESYEALVSGYSHADTLNTIEAQVISNEECARNASSIITSGNLCAIFSEANEYKISGSPLVHENTIIGVLNAPTSCNSETVLSIKCVPQAEKLKLYTRVTAYLDFIEKVLNNKPSADVVYRS
- the LOC103317641 gene encoding chymotrypsin-2-like; protein product: MLRYALLLCVGASLCAAARIPKILGGKNADPTAYKYHVAILELLEDGSTRHVCSGAIIDRRFVLTAAHCVYERNSPELVVRAGGNLPPPEGKPHHEKRVFRQVAKIMYPKDYIKDARYHEYDVAVLKIKGTFDLVDQENFKKVYLPVIDDDFEDKSSVVSGYGVHDANQKAPKVEGDGFKSLKTKVISNDECQSTRTFILTRGSLCTLSIQEKGHTCNGDGGDPLVYDNQLIGILNAPSTCDSQRPELFTRVSTYVPLIKKILGGQVLSDIEYR
- the LOC103317636 gene encoding collagenase-like — translated: MSGLWSLLCLLGISLTYVSCQTTDTTINETDAAINETDVPVVNRKSRILNGWVSEERDYRYLVSVMRLTNDVPTLLCGGAIIHRRYILTGAHCVHKYRSIDLVVRSGGVEAAHPSTPQKERRSFHRVVKTFFPRQYANTPCRKHQHDIAILKVQQIFDLSDDTRYRKVILPEQDADYEGVYGVVTGYGPDYHRESNTTNQPHGIENYYLQYVNKVRALTLVVIPNEVCQERASVVITEKTICAQTCVPNAQTCFEDDGGPLVHGGVIIGILNDRQCNPEIPEMFTRVSKYLYFIKNVLEHQISYDIVVR